In Pelosinus sp. UFO1, one genomic interval encodes:
- a CDS encoding NADH-quinone oxidoreductase subunit F: MEKIVKLISQRCNKITPASVEEYCKTDGFKGLKKAFTMKPADIVAEIKKARLLGRGGAAYPAGAKWEHLLEIPEFPKYIVCNADEGEPGTFKDKLLLSQDPLGIIEGMTIAGYVFNSNDAYIYIRGEYAAIQRSFQEAINHATSRGYLGNNILDTGFSFHIHIVTGAGAYVCGENSALLNSIEGKAGRPRIKPPHLAEVGLFSMPTLVNNVESFANIPVIVQLGGEKYLSYGTKDSGGTKLVCLSGHVAKRGVYEVPFGVTLRDIIYDKEIGGGIAQDQKLKFFHLGGQSGPCGIPDQLDTIYCYKALRSVGLSVGSGAVVVMDESVCVVDYLKKVTEFFIHESCGKCTPCREGNWQLYKILCKFQEGLAVEEDFTVIKRLADVMTNASFCGLGQSAAVALTSCLKYFKDEFEAHINKQCPAGHCFIDERGE; encoded by the coding sequence GTAATAAAATAACCCCTGCATCTGTGGAGGAATATTGTAAAACTGACGGATTTAAAGGCCTTAAAAAAGCTTTTACAATGAAACCTGCTGATATTGTTGCTGAAATTAAAAAAGCGAGGCTGCTAGGGCGCGGTGGTGCAGCGTATCCTGCAGGGGCCAAGTGGGAGCATTTACTGGAAATACCTGAGTTTCCTAAGTATATTGTTTGTAACGCAGATGAGGGGGAACCCGGCACATTTAAAGATAAATTATTATTAAGTCAAGATCCTTTGGGAATCATTGAAGGGATGACCATTGCTGGTTATGTTTTTAATTCTAATGATGCCTATATTTATATTCGTGGTGAATACGCAGCCATTCAACGGAGTTTTCAAGAAGCCATTAATCATGCCACCTCGAGAGGATATTTAGGGAATAATATTTTAGATACGGGTTTTAGTTTTCATATTCATATTGTGACAGGAGCTGGTGCCTACGTCTGTGGGGAGAATTCAGCCCTTTTAAATTCTATCGAAGGAAAGGCTGGGCGGCCTAGAATCAAACCGCCTCATTTAGCAGAAGTAGGACTATTTTCGATGCCAACCTTAGTGAATAATGTAGAAAGTTTTGCTAACATTCCAGTGATTGTTCAATTGGGTGGTGAAAAATACCTCAGTTATGGGACAAAAGATAGTGGTGGGACAAAATTAGTGTGTTTGTCAGGTCACGTAGCGAAACGAGGAGTATATGAGGTGCCTTTTGGTGTAACACTCCGCGATATCATTTACGATAAAGAAATTGGCGGTGGTATAGCACAGGATCAAAAACTCAAATTCTTTCATTTAGGTGGACAATCAGGTCCTTGTGGGATACCTGATCAGTTAGATACAATATATTGCTATAAAGCGTTGCGATCTGTCGGGCTGAGTGTCGGTTCTGGTGCAGTTGTTGTGATGGATGAATCGGTGTGTGTTGTTGATTATCTGAAAAAAGTTACTGAATTCTTTATTCATGAATCCTGCGGAAAATGTACGCCTTGTCGTGAAGGAAATTGGCAATTATATAAAATTCTATGCAAGTTTCAAGAAGGTTTGGCGGTGGAAGAAGACTTTACTGTAATAAAACGTTTAGCGGATGTAATGACCAATGCTTCATTTTGTGGGTTAGGGCAATCTGCTGCAGTAGCTCTTACGAGTTGCTTAAAATACTTTAAGGATGAGTTTGAAGCCCATATTAATAAACAATGTCCTGCTGGCCATTGTTTTATCGATGAGAGGGGTGAATAA